The following coding sequences lie in one Arachis hypogaea cultivar Tifrunner chromosome 4, arahy.Tifrunner.gnm2.J5K5, whole genome shotgun sequence genomic window:
- the LOC112794630 gene encoding berberine bridge enzyme-like 8, whose amino-acid sequence MEPIFSPKPMLWFLSTLVLLSSLPCSSATYSAAEFNTTFIHCLINTTSDSSSSHPITESIFTPNNASFSSVLQSYIRNLRFNTSTTKKPLLIITALHVSHVRASILCAQKHNMLMKIRSGGHDYEGVSYVTHNHVPFFILDMFNLRSIEIDIETETAWVQVGATLGELYYNIVHKSKIHGFPAGVGPNVGVGGHLSGGGYGNMMRKYGLSVDNVLDAQILDVQGRLLDRDSMGEDLFWAIRGGGGASFGVVLSYKIKLVRVPETVTVFQVPRTLEQNATELVYNWQYFAPNTDPNLFIRLILEVANGAETLTKTIRATFVAMFLGDSKSLVSLMNETFPQMGLRQQDCIETSWLKSVLFWDNMDISTTPVEILLERTPQYTLKHLKRKSDYVRKPISKAGWEGIWKKMIELENGAMYFNPYGGRMAEIPSNATPIPHRAGNLWKIQYHANWNQKGKEVEDQYINMIRELHRYMAAFVSKNPRQAYFNYKDLDLGINYHGKNSYYQGRVYGYEYFKDNFNRLVQIKTKVDPNNFFRNEQSVPVISYMGSVRMESEKSLLYTLLFLLVLSLVFESKNYIFRSISCCLNSLVKFCTKNN is encoded by the exons ATGGAACCAATCTTTTCTCCAAAACCAATGCTATGGTTTCTTTCTACTCTTGTGCTCCTTTCATCACTTCCTTGCTCTTCTGCTACATATTCAGCAGCAGAGTTCAACACTACTTTCATTCACTGCCTTATAAACACTacttctgattcttcttcttctcaccccATAACAGAATCAATCTTCACACCAAACAATGCTTCGTTCTCTTCAGTGTTGCAATCCTACATTAGAAACCTTCGTTTCAACACCTCCACAACAAAGAAACCACTCCTTATAATCACTGCTTTGCATGTATCCCATGTACGAGCATCCATCCTTTGTGCTCAGAAACACAACATGCTGATGAAGATTCGTAGCGGAGGCCATGATTACGAGGGTGTTTCTTATGTGACTCATAACCATGTTCCATTCTTCATCTTGGACATGTTCAATCTGAGATCCATTGAGATTGACATAGAAACTGAAACAGCTTGGGTCCAGGTTGGTGCAACACTTGGTGAGCTCTACTATAATATTGTTCACAAGAGTAAAATTCATGGCTTCCCAGCAGGGGTGGGTCCCAATGTTGGTGTTGGAGGACACCTAAGTGGTGGTGGCTATGGCAATATGATGAGAAAATATGGCCTTTCAGTGGACAATGTTCTTGATGCACAAATACTTGATGTTCAAG GTAGATTGCTTGATAGAGATTCCATGGGTGAAGATCTCTTTTGGGCTATtagaggtggtggtggtgctaGCTTTGGTGTTGTCCTTTCCTACAAAATCAAGCTTGTTAGAGTTCCGGAGACAGTTACCGTTTTCCAAGTTCCAAGGACCTTGGAGCAAAATGCAACAGAACTAGTTTATAATTGGCAATATTTTGCACCAAATACTGATCCTAATCTTTTCATTAGACTGATTTTGGAAGTTGCAAATGGTGCTGAAACTTTGACGAAGACAATAAGGGCTACCTTTGTAGCAATGTTCCTTGGTGACTCAAAAAGCCTTGTGTCTCTCATGAATGAGACATTTCCTCAAATGGGTTTAAGGCAACAAGATTGTATTGAAACATCATGGCTCAAATCTGTGTTGTTTTGGGACAACATGGACATTTCCACAACTCCAGTTGAGATCTTGCTTGAAAGAACTCCACAGTATACACTCAAACACCTCAAGAGGAAATCTGATTATGTTCGAAAACCGATTTCGAAAGCGGGTTGGGAAGGGATTTGGAAGAAGATGATTGAGTTGGAGAATGGTGCAATGTACTTCAACCCTTATGGTGGAAGAATGGCTGAGATTCCTTCAAATGCAACACCTATACCTCATAGAGCTGGGAATCTTTGGAAGATTCAGTACCATGCAAATTGGAATCAAAAaggaaaagaggttgaagatcagTACATAAACATGATTAGAGAACTTCATAGGTACATGGCTGCTTTTGTGTCCAAGAATCCTAGACAAGCTTATTTCAATTACAAGGATCTTGATTTGGGTATAAACTACCATGGTAAAAACAGTTACTATCAAGGTAGGGTTTATGGTTATGAGTATTTTAAGGATAATTTCAATAGGTTGGTTCAAATTAAGACTAAGGTTGATCCCAACAATTTCTTTAGGAATGAACAGAGCGTCCCTGTGATCAGTTACATGGGAAGTGTTAGAATGGAGAGTGAAAAATCATTACTTTatactttgttatttttgttagtATTAAGCTTGGTTTTTGAAAGTAAGAATTATATATTTAGATCCATTTCTTGTTGCCTGAATTCATTAGTCAAGTTCTGTACCAAAAATAATTAA
- the LOC112796217 gene encoding berberine bridge enzyme-like 8 → MELLTATILLLLSPSLPFSFSSAHKTFIHCLVNHSSSHPITESIFTPNNPSFSYVLQSNIRNLRFNTSTTRKPFLIITALHASHVQAAVVCAQRHHMLMKIRSGGHDYEGVSYVAESPFFILDMFNLRSIDVHTETETAWVQSGATLGELYYTIGEKSKTHGFPAGVCPTVGVGGHLGGGGYGNMLRKFGLAVDHVIDAQVVDVQGRLLDRESMGEDLFWAIRGGGGASFCVVIAYKIKLVRVPEIVTVFHVKKTLEQNATDIIYTWQHVAPNIDNNLFIRLIMDVVNSTQNVTKTVRANFLSLFLGDSKSLVSLMNVNFPQLGLKQQDCIETTWLQSTVIYWSDINPSTPLEVLLHRDLPSDYFKMKSDYVNKPISKVGLEGIWEKMIELKDTKVYFSPYGGRMNEIPSNATPFPYRGGTLWMVEYIANWFEPGKDVADYYMNLARKLHKHMTPFVSMNPRGAYYNYKDFDLGINHYGKSSYVEGMVYGYQYFNDNFNRLVQIKTMVDPANFFRNEQSIPVVPYEMILDNGGYSRIMIN, encoded by the exons ATGGAACTGCTCACAGCAActattttattgcttctttcacCATCACTtccgttttctttttcttctgctcACAAAACTTTCATTCACTGCCTTGTAAACCATTCTTCTTCTCACCCCATAACAGAATCAATCTTCACACCGAACAATCCATCATTCTCTTATGTGTTGCAATCGAACATTAGGAACCTTCGTTTCAACACCTCCACGACAAGGAAACCATTCCTTATAATCACTGCATTGCATGCATCTCACGTGCAAGCAGCCGTTGTTTGCGCTCAGAGGCACCACATGCTTATGAAGATTCGTAGCGGCGGCCATGATTATGAAGGAGTGTCTTACGTGGCAGAGAGCCCATTCTTCATTCTTGACATGTTCAACCTCAGATCCATTGACGTTCATACTGAAACTGAAACAGCTTGGGTCCAATCTGGTGCAACACTTGGTGAACTCTACTACACAATTG GCGAGAAAAGTAAAACCCATGGCTTTCCAGCTGGAGTTTGTCCCACTGTTGGCGTTGGAGGACACTTAGGTGGGGGAGGCTATGGCAACATGTTGAGAAAGTTTGGTCTTGCTGTGGACCATGTTATTGATGCACAAGTAGTTGATGTTCAAG GTAGATTGCTTGATAGAGAATCCATGGGTGAAGATCTCTTTTGGGCTATtagaggtggtggtggtgctaGCTTTTGTGTTGTCATTGCCTACAAAATCAAGCTTGTTAGAGTTCCAGAAATAGTGACTGTTTTTCATGTTAAAAAAACACTAGAGCAAAATGCCACAGATATAATTTATACATGGCAACATGTTGCACCAAACATTGACAATAACCTCTTCATTAGGCTTATCATGGATGTTGTAAATAGCACACAAAATGTAACAAAGACAGTGAGGGCTAACTTCTTGTCCTTATTCCTTGGTGATTCCAAAAGCCTTGTCTCTCTTATGAATGTGAATTTCCCTCAATTGGGTTTGAAGCAACAAGATTGCATTGAAACAACTTGGCTTCAATCCACAGTGATTTATTGGAGTGATATCAACCCTTCAACGCCTCTTGAGGTTTTGCTTCATAGAGACCTACCATCTGATTACTTTAAGATGAAATCAGATTATGTAAACAAACCAATTTCCAAAGTGGGTTTAGAAGGGATTTGGGAGAAGATGATTGAATTGAAGGATACTAAAGTATATTTCAGTCCTTATGGTGGAAGAATGAATGAGATTCCATCAAATGCAACACCTTTTCCTTATAGGGGTGGGACCCTGTGGATGGTTGAATACATAGCAAATTGGTTTGAGCCAGGGAAAGATGTTGCTGATTACTACATGAACTTGGCAAGGAAACTTCATAAGCATATGACTCCTTTTGTGTCTATGAATCCAAGAGGGGCTTACTACAATTACAAggattttgatttgggcattAACCATTATGGTAAGAGCAGCTATGTTGAAGGCATGGTTTATGGTTATCAGTATTTCAATGATAACTTTAATAGGTTGGTTCAAATCAAGACCATGGTTGATCCTGCCAACTTCTTTAGGAACGAACAGAGCATCCCTGTTGTCCCATATGAGATGATTTTGGATAATGGTGGTTACTCAAGAATAATGATCAATTAA